One region of Mugil cephalus isolate CIBA_MC_2020 chromosome 17, CIBA_Mcephalus_1.1, whole genome shotgun sequence genomic DNA includes:
- the peli2 gene encoding E3 ubiquitin-protein ligase pellino homolog 2: MFSSSQEEHCAPSKDPVKYGELVVLGYNGSLPNGDRGRRKSRFALYRRTKANGVRPSTVHILNTPQASKAVNCKGQHSISYTLSRNQTVVVEYSHDKDTDMFQIGRSTESPIDFVVTDTIAGGHEGEETPITQSTISRFACRVVCERNPPFTARIYAAGFDSSKNIFLGEKAAKWKNPDGHMDGLTTNGVLVMHPKGGFTEESKPGVWREISVCGDVYTLRETRSAQTPGKLVENESNILQDGSLVDLCGATLLWRTAEGLFHTPTQKHLEALRQEINAARPQCPVGLNTLAFPSMQRSRALSSLEDKQPWVYLACGHVHGYHNWGHRSEQEPNTQRECPMCRVVGPYVPLWLGCEPAFYVDTGAPTHAFVPCGHVCSEKSVKYWAEIPLPHGTHAFHAACPFCATQLSLTQGCSKLIFQGPVD, encoded by the exons GTACAATGGCTCTCTGCCCAACGGAGATCGGGGTAGACGGAAAAGCAGATTTGCGCTATACAGGAGGACCAAAGCCAACGGTGTTAGGCCAAGCACTGTGCATATCCTCAACACTCCCCAGGCCAGCAAG GCCGTGAACTGCAAAGGCCAGCACAGCATCTCCTATACGCTCTCCAGGAACCAGACGGTAGTGGTGGAGTACAGCCatgacaaagacacagacatgtTTCAG ATTGGGCGTTCCACCGAGAGTCCCATAGACTTTGTGGTCACCGACACAATAGCAGGAGGCCATGAGGGAGAGGAGACGCCTATCACCCAGAGCACCATCTCCCGCTTTGCCTGCCGAGTTGTGTGCGAGCGCAACCCGCCCTTCACGGCTCGCATCTACGCAGCCGGGTTCGACTCTTCCAAAAACATCTTCCTTGGG GAAAAAGCTGCTAAATGGAAAAACCCTGACGGTCACATGGACGGCCTAACAACCAATGGCGTACTTGTAATGCACCCCAAGGGGGGGTTCACAGAGGAGTCTAAGCCGGGCGTATGGAGAGAGATCTCTGTTTGTGGGGATGTTTACACGCTGAGAGAAACCCGCTCAGCACAGACCCCAGGCAAACTG GTGGAGAACGAGAGCAACATACTGCAGGACGGCTCCCTGGTGGATCTCTGCGGTGCCACTCTGCTGTGGCGTACTGCCGAGGGCCTCTTCCACACTCCCACCCAAAAGCACCTGGAGGCCCTCAGGCAGGAGATCAACGCGGCCCGACCCCAGTGCCCCGTGGGCCTCAACACCCTCGCCTTCCCCAGCATGCAACGCAGCCGGGCCCTCTCATCTCTGGAGGACAAGCAGCCTTGGGTGTACTTGGCGTGCGGCCACGTGCACGGTTATCACAACTGGGGCCACCGGTCGGAGCAGGAGCCCAACACTCAGCGAGAGTGCCCCATGTGCCGCGTCGTGGGGCCCTACGTTCCGCTGTGGCTGGGCTGTGAGCCGGCCTTCTACGTGGACACCGGCGCACCCACACACGCCTTCGTGCCGTGCGGACACGTGTGCTCGGAGAAGTCGGTGAAGTACTGGGCCGAGATCCCCCTGCCCCACGGCACCCACGCCTTCCACGCCGCCTGCCCCTTCTGTGCCACCCAGCTCAGCCTCACTCAGGGCTGCTCCAAGCTAATCTTCCAGGGCCCGGTGGACTGA